The Montipora foliosa isolate CH-2021 chromosome 1, ASM3666993v2, whole genome shotgun sequence genome has a window encoding:
- the LOC137992406 gene encoding E3 ubiquitin-protein ligase TRIM71-like, with protein MRLFCSGEMAEGSEKLVGLPGQWKMPCPICQNGFDDPKVLPCLHTYCKNCLTKAVENGRLSCPKCRLNVPLSEAGIDGLPTNIFSRNILDVLVPSQESIQTRSWIRAVIQHCSNCGEGSMVTARCVDCSEFLCDSCVRAHQRVRLTKDHRIVTFIEEAAMLSKTTITTSTIGALPTTSISPVATMADKNSSEDLIRCGKHETEFLRLYCETCFTPVCRECTFSDHRGHSFQYLREAVQSTKAIVGKLIGDAKTEIAKLEESVNNSQAIAEQVEYRAQTVSNEIRQTVRRHMAALEERERELLRRVEKVRQIKGKSLRFQIDELKTHLNKVLVVCEASERSVEHSSDPELLATKTHLSDTLNEMRLKRGLLQAHEDDAILFTPPDQALQNAISSLGIVTSSAFSPYSCATGEGLRRGIRGKMAMFIVQAKDHQGESRCIGGDPLRVQIQGPDGFFYRAEISDRQNGTYAVSYRPQVIGEHVISVTIRGRHITDSPFKVAVIKGRNYTGVGPVVRFYGSEGESDGELCRPWGVCCDKDGNIIVADRSNNRIQVFDCYGKFRLKFGSAGSRNGQFDRPAGVTCDCEGRVIVADKDNHRIQVFNGDGTFILKFGEKGCKNGQFSYPWDVACSNEGNILVSDTRNHRVQLFNRDGKFLGKFGFEGIHWKEFDSPRGVAFNHEGHMIVTDFNNHRLLVIRADFQHAWFLGVEGSKNSEFLRPQGVAVDQEGNIIVADSKNHRIQIFQPNGNFLCKFGTHGSSPGQLDRPSGICVSNDGLIVVVDFGNNRIQVF; from the coding sequence ATGCGATTATTCTGTAGCGGTGAAATGGCCGAGGGCTCGGAAAAGTTGGTTGGCTTGCCTGGGCAATGGAAGATGCCTTGCCCGATTTGTCAAAACGGCTTCGACGATCCAAAAGTTCTACCGTGTTTACATACATATTGTAAAAACTGCTTAACGAAAGCGGTTGAGAACGGCCGATTAAGTTGCCCAAAGTGTCGCCTAAACGTTCCTTTGTCAGAAGCAGGAATCGATGGTTTGCCCACAAACATCTTTAGCCGTAATATTCTTGATGTGCTTGTGCCCAGTCAAGAGAGCATTCAAACAAGATCTTGGATTCGAGCTGTGATTCAACACTGCAGTAACTGCGGCGAGGGATCAATGGTTACAGCTCGTTGCGTTGATTGTAGTGAATTTCTTTGCGATAGTTGTGTGCGAGCTCATCAGAGGGTTCGACTAACCAAAGATCATCGCATCGTCACCTTCATCGAAGAGGCAGCAATGTTGAGCAAAACAACCATTACTACTTCTACTATTGGAGCTTTACCGACCACTTCTATTTCACCGGTGGCAACGATGGCCGATAAGAACTCTTCCGAGGACTTGATCCGCTGTGGTAAACACGAAACTGAATTTTTACGCTTGTACTGCGAAACGTGCTTCACTCCGGTTTGCAGGGAATGCACTTTCTCTGATCATCGAGGTCATAGCTTTCAGTACCTTCGCGAGGCCGTCCAATCTACCAAAGCGATCGTTGGAAAATTGATTGGAGACGCCAAAACGGAGATTGCTAAGCTAGAAGAGTCCGTCAATAATTCGCAGGCGATCGCCGAGCAAGTTGAGTACAGAGCGCAAACTGTCTCAAACGAGATCAGGCAAACTGTGCGCAGGCACATGGCTGCCCTCGAGGAACGAGAGAGAGAGCTTTTACGTCGTGTGGAGAAAGTGCGTCAAATCAAAGGCAAGTCATTACGCTTTCAGATTGATGAACTTAAGACtcacttaaataaagtattgGTTGTTTGTGAGGCGTCAGAGAGATCGGTAGAACATAGTTCAGATCCAGAATTACTGGCAACTAAAACACATTTGTCTGACACTCTAAATGAAATGAGACTAAAACGCGGTTTGCTTCAAGCACACGAAGATGACGCCATTTTATTTACACCTCCTGATCAAGCCTTACAAAATGCTATTAGCTCTTTGGGGATCGTTACAAGTAGTGCCTTTTCTCCTTATTCATGTGCGACTGGGGAAGGGCTGCGGCGCGGTATTCGCGGTAAGATGGCAATGTTTATAGTGCAAGCTAAAGATCACCAAGGCGAGAGTCGCTGCATTGGAGGGGATCCCTTGCGGGTTCAGATTCAAGGTCCCGATGGGTTTTTCTACCGTGCTGAAATCAGCGATCGTCAAAATGGAACTTACGCGGTTTCATACCGTCCACAAGTTATTGGCGAGCACGTAATTTCAGTGACTATTCGCGGCCGCCACATCACCGATTCTCCATTCAAGGTTGCAGTCATCAAAGGTCGCAATTACACTGGCGTAGGGCCAGTGGTTCGATTTTACGGCTCAGAAGGTGAGAGTGATGGTGAACTATGTCGCCCGTGGGGTGTTTGCTGCGACAAAGACGGCAATATAATTGTTGCTGATCGCAGCAACAACCGTATTCAAGTCTTCGATTGCTACGGGAAATTTCGTCTCAAGTTCGGATCTGCAGGCTCTAGGAATGGACAATTCGATCGACCGGCAGGGGTGACTTGTGACTGCGAGGGGCGCGTTATTGTTGCAGATAAAGACAATCATCGGATCCAAGTATTCAATGGCGATGGAAcatttattctgaaattcggCGAGAAAGGATGCAAGAACGGCCAGTTTAGCTACCCCTGGGATGTGGCCTGTAGCAATGAGGGGAACATCTTAGTTTCGGACACCCGGAATCACCGAGTCCAACTCTTCAATCGCGATGGCAAGTTCCTTGGCAAGTTTGGCTTCGAAGGAATCCACTGGAAAGAGTTTGACTCTCCCCGCGGCGTTGCATTCAATCATGAAGGCCACATGATCGTCACCGACTTCAACAATCATCGTCTTCTTGTGATCAGGGCCGATTTTCAGCACGCATGGTTTTTAGGAGTGGAAGGGAGCAAGAATTCCGAGTTCCTACGCCCACAAGGAGTCGCAGTTGATCAAGAGGGAAACATCATTGTAGCAGATTCAAAGAATCACCGAATCCAGATCTTTCAGCCTAATGGGAACTTTCTTTGCAAGTTTGGAACGCATGGTAGCTCGCCTGGCCAGCTCGATCGTCCTTCAGGTATCTGCGTTAGCAATGACGGGTTAATAGTAGTTGTAGACTTTGGAAACAATCGCATACAAGTGTTCTAA